Within the Macaca nemestrina isolate mMacNem1 chromosome 5, mMacNem.hap1, whole genome shotgun sequence genome, the region GACTTGGTAAACTGGGtgatataatttaaatgtttgtcctctccaaataGCATGTTGAAGTGTAATTTTTaaagctggaggtggggcctggtgggagctATATGGGACATGGGGGTGATCCCTTATGGATGGTTTAGTGCCATCTTCTTGATGATGACTGAGTTCTTATTCAGttagttcacacaagatctggttgtttaaaagagtctaggacctctcccttctctgtcttgctccttttcttgccatgtgatatgcTGGCTCCTGCTTCACACGCTATGAGTAAAATCTCctagaggcctcaccagaagctgagcagatgccagtaccatattttctgtacagcctacagaactgtgagccaattgatcctcttttttctataaattacccagcctcaggtatttttttatagtgaggcaaaaatggactaacaaaaaaaaataaaaatgcaaccaAGGAGTGggtcattgctataaagatacctgaaaatgtgaaagtggctTTGAAGCTCAGTAACGgacagaggctggaagagtttagagggctcaaaagaagacaggaaaatgagaaaaagtttagaacttcttagagactAGATAATTAGCTGTGATCAAAATGCCAATAGAAATATGGACAATGAAGGGCAGGCTAATGAGTGCTCAGACAGAAATCAGAAGTTTATTGAGAATGAGAGGAAAGGTTACCCTTGTTAAGCTCTGGCAAAGAACTTGACTGCATTGTATCCATATGCTAGGGATTTGTGTAAGgttgaacttaagagtgatgacttagggtatctggtggaagaaatttctaaacagcaaagcgTTCAAGAAGTGACTTGAATGCTCTGACAGCCTAAATAAGATATGAGAGCAAAGTTATGACATAAAGTTTGAACTCACATTTTAAAGGGATTCAGAGTATAAAAATTTGGAAATCTTGCATCCTGGACTGTGGAAAACTTACTTGTTAAAGAGATTAGTATCACTAAAAGGGAACCAAGTGCTAATattcaagacaatggggaaaaggccaCAAAGGCATCTcagaggcagcccctcccataacaggcccagaggcctagaaggaaagaATGATTTGGTTTGGGAGGCCAGGTCCAGAGCACCACTGATCTGTACCACCTCAGGGGGCTGCTTCCCACATCCCAGATGCTTTGCTCCACCAGTGGCTCAATGGGCCCTAGGTAGAGCTCCAGCTGCTGCTTTGGAGAGTTCAAGCTACTGTAAGTCTTGGCAGCCTCCAAGTGGTATTAAGTCTGTAAGTGTATGGCATGCAAGAGTGAAGAAAGCTTGGCAGCTtacacctagatttcagaggttgGATGAAAAACCTGGGTCACCATACAGAAGCCTGCTTTAGGGTTGGAGCCCTCACAAAGGggctctgctagggcagtgccaAAGGGAAATGTGGCATTGGAATCCCCACTCAGAGTTCCCtctagggcactgcctagtggagctgtgggaaggcAGCTGCTGCCCTCCACATCCAACAATAGTAATCAGCAGCTTGTCCCttgagcctggaaaagccacaggcactaaACTGCAGCCCTTAAGAGCAGCCATGCaggctgcaccctgcaaagccacagatgCAGAGTTTCCCAAGACCTTTGGAGCCCACATGTTACACTAGTGTGCCTTAGATGTAGGACATGGAGTCAAATAAGTGTATTTGGGAGTTTTAACATTTAATGTCTGCCCTGAtgagtttcagacttgcatgaggTCTGTAGCccttttcttttggctgatttctcccttttagaaTGGGTATGTTTCCCCAGCACCTATAGCTCCACTGTGTCTTGggagtaaataacttgtttttgattttataggaTATAGGTGGAAGTAACATGCCTTGAATCTCAGAAAAGACATTCAACTTTGATGttggaacaagttaagactttgggggactattgagaagacatgattgtgttttgaatggtaagaagaacatgagattttgaGGTGAGGGTGCACAGGGCTGGAATTATATAGTTTGGAtgcttgtcccctccaaatctcatgttgaaatgtgggACCTAGtaggagatgtttgggtcatggtggTAGATCCCTCACGAATGGCTTAgagccatccccttggtgatgagtgagttatTGCTCAGTTAGTTCATGCAAGATCTGTTTCTTTAAAAGAGTCTAAGACCTCCCCCTGTTCTATCTTGCTCcccctctcaccatgtgacatgctaCCTCCTACTTTACCTTTGGCAATAAGAAAAATCTCCAAGGCCTCACCAGAACCCAGAACCATGCTTTGTGTACAGACTGAAagaccatgagtcaattaaacctcttttctttataagttatccaGCCATGGGTGTTTTTTATAACAATgcacaaacagactaaaacaCTCAGCAAACTTCAAATTggttaaataacatttttaaaaagcactcctTGTGTgataagaggagaaaagaaacaagtacTTACATGgtagtcaaactgctgaaaaccaaagcTATAGAGAATGATTTTAAAAGCAACCAAAGGAAAAGACATGTTATATACAGAGATATATTAATGGGAATAACAAATgacttccagttttatttttaaaaacaaagaaaaaagacaatggaACAATATATTTAGTGACTTGAAAAGGAAGCTGACAACATGGAATTCTGTATCTGGTAAAATGTCttccaaacaaatgaaaaataaggttatgtttagatacacaactTTTGGCAAAATTAGTTGCCAGCAGATTTGCAtcaaaaaaaaatgctaaaagtagTTCCTTGGGCTGAACAGAAATGAATATACCAGATGAAAATCATTGAAACACAAGGAAATGACAAGCAGTAAAAATGGTAAATGTGTGGGTATATataaaagacaatttttcttttcttaatgttttaaaaatccttgtacctctagtagaatttggctgtgaatccagaAAGACAATATAatgtctaaattttaaaaaataatggtaatGGGGTTTTACTTCAGCATAGAATGTAGAACGCTGCAAAAGAACATCACTGTCATCCTAAACACAAGAAAAGCCAGTTaatctaccaaaataaaaatatatatatatatatatatcaaaccCATCAGAGACCTCAggtaataagaaaacaaactaaaCTGAATTTCAAAGTGTGACCAGACCCTCTGAAGAGAGGGTGGACACATGAACCATTTGGCAGAGCACAGGAGGAACTGGTCACTTCCATAAAAGTAAGCAAGAATAAATAAGCTATAACTTTAACAAATTCCTGAAGGCCAAGTATGGGCTAATGGAACAATTTGGAATAACTTAGAGCCTCAGGTAGAAGGTAATTTACTCCTACACACATAGTCTTTTCCATGGTCCTCTACTAGGTACTCATGAGAAAGATATAGGAATGCACGAGATCAGGATGAGCCATTTCCCCCAGTAGGGGCATCATGTGGGAGGTAATCAGCTACCACCAGGACATGAAGAAAAACACTGCTGCTTCTATTTTTCTGAGTGAGGTGTAAATAAAAACTTAGGATACTGGGGAAGAGAAAGCAAACTTTCTTGGTACTACAGCCTTGCTGGAAATCCATTGTTTCTAAGCAGTGGTAAGAATTTTTATCTTCCACCCCAAATCACAAAGTGGCTGCAATGTTGTGTTTCTGGTGCAAAATGGTATCAGGGAATATTCTAACATCTAGCAGCAGCAGCAATTCCCCTTCAAACAGTTCTACAGTGTTGTTGGGGCATTGTTCCTGGACATTCAGCCTTGAATTGGTTCTTTTGATGGCCACTGGTCCTGTGAATGCACCGTTacccttttaaataaattattttctgtttaattcACCTAGACTCCTTTTTAGTTGCTTGTAGTTAAAAACATTGACAAATGAAGTTAGTTTGAGCAAAGGAAAGCAATTCTAACAGTCAGTGCTACATTAAACAAATTAAGATTGATACTTTTCTGTCTATATGGAAAGTAGGAGTAATCCTGGCTGTCAGAAGGACTATCCTCAGAGGAAACTTACTCTCTATGGAATGAACCAGGAGAAGTTAGGACCAGCATTTAAGGCTTTGTTCCCTGAAGTCCTGCCATCCCTAAGAAGATCAGATAAGTCAATGTGAAGAAATCAGTCTTCCAATCACTCTAGGCTCATGTAGTGAGAAACCTAAtggcttatttttcttgttttaaccGCTATTCCCAGTATGTACTTATACACAGGAACTCAATAGCAAAATTATGCAAAGAGAGAAACAATATCATTTCTGAGAATCTATGAAGCCAAAAGTATCCTATGTATActgggtatgtttttatttaaataatgtggTGCATGTTTTGGTTTCTCAACTGCAGTCTATTGTAATGGAGTAATTTGACTCCCAGATTATAAGTGATTCTAAAGTACCACTGGAGTGAATACTCCAGCTCTTGCCAATGATAAGGGACAATCATCTTCTGACTAGTGGTTTCTCAAGTCTAGCTGCACATTGTTATATCCTGGGAGAGATTTAAGAAATGCTGAAGCCTGAGTCTCAGCACCAgaaattctaatttatttgttCAGATGTGTGGCCTGAGTGTCAAgatcttttccatttccacaggtGTTTCTAACATGAACCAAAGTTCAAAGCATACCTCTAGACCCTGGCTACTCCACAGACCAGCGATTTGTGGAAGTTCGTTAGTAATTTATCATCTCAGACTCTGGACCTGTACTATAAATCAGAATCTGCCTCTTTAAAAGGTCTCAGATGTACAGATGCTAAATTTTGATACATACTGCCCTAGGCCACTTTACATAGTTTGTGTTGAGACATTCAATAAAACTCCTTAATTGTCATTAGTGAATAAACATCATTTCTTCCTCatgtcctttccttcttccttcctctctatccTCTCCCACCCCTTCCAGTGTTTGGAGCACGCTGAACAAATGTTTCTCGTCACACTTCAGGTTAACAACTTATATGCATGAGATTATATTCAAAATCGACATCTTCCCCTGGAAATTAAACATTTCTCAATTAACATGGCTATGGCTTAAGATGCTAAATGTACCACGAAGCATAACTGATACTAATCATGGGGTAGCTTGTGAGGAAAACAATATTGATAGAAAACATTTTGCACAAAAAGGATATTTTaccatgaaacagaaaaaaaaccaatTTATTATATGCATTATTCTAACTTTATTAAATAGACAATGATATTGTCAACTGCGATTTTTTATAGACTAAAGGTAAAAATAGGCCcttctgaattttaaaactacaatGTTTCACAGCAAGAAGACACATcataacaaattattttacaataaactgggttggttggttggctttttctgctttgtttcattagttttttgtttgcttttatgaaacaagaaaaagaaattaagaaagcatagaaatatattctaattacctttattttttctcatgttttaGCATGGATTCTTTCATATTATTTCATAAGACCACAAATACCAAATGAAAGTTTGTTGGATTTTAAAAGTTGGTATTTTAGCTTAGAACATGTGGCATAAAAATCTTCTAAACAGGGAAATTCCTGAACCTTGATAGCCgtttttaaatacaaatgtaagAAGCTCCCTTTACGAGCACAGTTTATCATTCTACCAGATTTAGACTAAACATTCTCTTATCCTTTTCCTGTGTACCCAGAATTTCCTAATATCTGGATTTCTGCCTCCTCTCACTTTGTTGCTTCTGTATTTCCTCATCCCAAGAATGGtcactttattattattccttCAGTGCCCATCTTTCATGGAAGACGTTAATTTCAGAGAGCAGCAAACAGATCTGGCTGTTCACTGCTACATTTGCAGCCCCAAACACAGTGCCTGCAACATGGCAGGCACTCGATAAATTCATAGTAAGAATTTcttaattaactaaaaatgaGTGATATCTAAGTATGTTTTTTATCCACTCAAGTACTAACAAAATTTTTCCCAatcgaaagaaaaaaaattataaaattagaaactcttttataaaattactaaatttcAGTTATAGACTTCTCTTATCAATGTTAGTAAATGGAAATGAAACACCCGCAAAAAAAAGTCCTGCTGCATTTTTCCAGTTTGACAATTGTGCTACTcaacacaaaaatccaaaatttccCTTCTCACAATCATCTGTGAAAATCATACTATAACACACATCAAACAGATCGTACCCAGAATACAACTTCTACAAATTCCCATTTTGTATTTCCCACAAGGCTCTTGACACATTCCACACCATTCCATACCGgtcttttatattttcctgaGTTATGGCTCCTCCTATCTGAATACACTCTTTTGTGATGCTGGGTGGGAGGATGGTTGCCCTTAATCTTCTGAAGTTCTAGCTGCAAATTCATACTGGGATTCCTTAGGACCTTTCCCCTTTTTTTCCTCATAAGAGATTATTTCTATTCCCTATTtccctttcataataaaaataatctttacatGGCAAGCTGCAAGAATCTAAATTGAATGCTTCTTTGCCCTCATTGACTTAATTGGTCCTCATAATACAAAGCTTAAACTCATCAATAGTATTTTAGAATCCTGCTAAAATGTGTTAGAAACAAAGATTGAGCTGCCATCTTGCGTCCCCGCGTGTGTGCGCCTAATCTCAGCTGGTCCACCCGAGACCCCTTGAACACCAACCCTAGTCCCCCGCGCGGCCCCTTATTCGCTCCCACAAGATGAAAGAAACAATCATGAACCAGGAAAAACTTGCCAAACTGCAGGCACAAGTGCGCATTGGTGGGAAAGGAACTGCTCGCAGAAAGAAGAAGGTGGTTCATAGAACAGCCACAGCAGATGATAAAAAACTTCAGTTCTCCTTAAAGAAGTTAGGGGTAAACAATATCTCCGGTATTGAAGAGGTGAATATGTTTACAAACCAAGGAACAGTGATCCACTTTAACAACCCTAAAGTTCAGGCATCTCTGGCAGCGAACACTTTCACCATTACAGGCCATGCTGAGACGAAGCAGCTGACAGAAATGCTACCCAGCATCTTAAACCAGCTTGGCGCAGATAGTCTGACTAGTTTAAGGAGACTGGCTGAAGCTCTGCCCAAACAATTTGTGGATGGAAAAGCACCACTTGCTACTggagaggatgatgatgatgaagttcCAGATCTGGTGGAGAATTTTGATGAGGCTTCTAAGAATGAGGCAAACTGAATTGAGTCAACTTCTGAAGATAAAACTTGAAGAAGTTACTGGGAGCTGCTATTTTATATTATGACtgctttttaagaaatttttgtttatggATCTGATAAAATCTAGATCTctaatattttgaagcccaagCCCCTTGGACACTGCAgctcttttcagtttttgcttataCACAATTCATTCTTTGCAGCTAATTAAGCCGAAGAAACCTGGGAATCAAGTTTGAAACAAAGGTTAATAAAGTTCTTTgcctagtaaaaaaaaaaaaaaagaaagaaagaaaagaaaagaaacaaagattgaAAATCCTCTGAGGAGTTTTTAGACCAGTACAAGAGATTATATTTTCACACAGCCAACTGCTACCCACAAATGCCATTAGACATATAAGTCAAGTCACCACCTTATCCTTAgggaatatgttccaagaccctcaAAAGATGATTGAAATGACAGAAAACACCAAACCCTATatacactatgtttttttttatacatacatacctacaataaagtttaatttataaattgcacacagtaagagattaataacaaCTAATAATACAACCATCTTACCCAGATAGGGTAATACAACTATCTTACCCAAACAGAGGACAGCTTGTGATTCCAAAATGCTACTTAgaataacacaaaatttaaaacttatcaattgtttatttctgtaattttgcatttaatatttttggactgcagTTAACTGCGTGTAACTGAGACCTGGCAGCATAACCACGAATAAGGTAGGACTCCTATATTTCAGCAGGTCAAAGGATTCATGTACTCCTCTATTATGGTGATGTAACCATTTCCTCTAGGCACTACTCTGAATTACTATGCGAGTGAAGAATTGCTGCCAAGTAACACAACCCTCCCCCGCCAACAACGGCCTAAACAAattatatgttgtattttttctcACATCATGAGATGTCCAGAGATAAGTACTTTCTGGTATTAGTTCAGGAGCTCATAGACGTCAGGGATAAAGTCTCTTCATTCCTCTTAATACTTCTCTCAGAGTGGCTTTGTGGCCATAAGATGATGCTCCACATCTGGAACCAATCCATAATGAAGAAAGGCAAAAACATACACCCACAGAATCTGACCCCTTTGCAAGGAGCTTTCCCAGAGGCCTCACTTCTACCTATAAATCATTGTCCACAATTGGGTTACATGGCCATTGTTATTGGCAAAAGGGACTGGAATTTTGTTTTGAATTGAATACACTGCTGCTTCCCTCACCCCAAATATCTGAATTTTCTgagtataaaaaggaaaatgaatattgAGTAGGCTACGTCATGTCTACATTTTTATTACCTTTTCCCAAAATGCAGTTTCTTTACATGCCACTTCTGCTAAGCCCTCTCATTGGCTCCATTATTCTCTCCTAACAATATCAATGTgcttgaagtgtgtgtgtgtgtgtgtgtatactcacgtgcacacacacatgcacacatgcacgtgTGAATGAGTTAGCCTCTggtccacagaacacaaagtatataataaataaaaaagaaagaaattttggaGAAGCCTATTTCTTTACAGAAAAGTACACCACTGgtatttcatcttttaaatgtttatgtgcTATGGAAAGCAAATGATATGcaatatattctctctctttatgtaagaaaaaagatGATCTGGACTAATatttaaaacttcaaataacAGACTTCTGATATGAAAACTAAGGCTATTTGAAATTATTAGTTAAGTGTGATACCAgctaaaaagtttaatttatctTAGTCTGATTTGATAATCTGATTCTCTGTTTTCTTATACTAAGATATGAAGAACACGTTCACATTCAAAGATAACGAAGCTCTACAATTAggtcaaaatttttaaatcattgaagATATCATAAGAGACAATTTCAAGGAAACCTATTAGTAAGATAAAAAttgtgccgggcgcggtgactcaagcctgtaatcccagcactttgggaggccgagacaggcggatcacgaggtcaagagatctagaccatcctggctaacatggtgaaaccccgtctctactaaaaaatacaaagaactagccagacgaggtggcgggcgcctgtagtcccagctactcgggaggctgaggcaggagaatggcgtaaatccgggaggcggagcttgcagtgagttgagatccggccactgcactccagcctgggcgacagagcgagactcactctcaaaaaaaaaaaaaattgttctgtgAGTTTTTAAGGAATGTTGATTGTACGTCCAGAAAGAAGTATGGAATTAATAAAACTGGAGAAGTGTTAAATATGATGCTTATAATGGATACATTaaatatagattaaaaacttCTTATTGAATAAAAAGTTGTATATCTTGACTTCAAATTGATTTATGTAAATCAATTCTCTAGTAATCATTGTAGTAGGAAGAGGTCTAAAGATCACCCACGCctcaaaaaagttttttaagcCTCCGTttattcaatcaaacactaaACTAGGCTCTGTTTTGAAGGGAGTTTTCAGATGTAATTAAAGTTCTAAGTCAGTTCATCTCAATATACAAAGATTatttaagagagagagataatCTAACCACACGAGCCTGTTAAAAGCAGAAGTAAAAGATAGGAGAGGAGATTGGACAGAATCAAAGCCTGAAAAAGAGTCACCACATCACTACAAGTCTAAAGATGGAAAGTACACATGAGAAAGAATGCAAGCAACCTCTAGGAGCAGAGAGCAGTCCCCAGCTAACAGTCAGCAAAGAAACCAGAACCTCAGTCCTACAGCCACAGGGAACTGATTCTACCCACGACCTTAATGACCTCAGAAGCAGATTCTTCTCCAGATCTTCTAGATAAGAGCCCATCCAACCAATATCTTGATTTCAGCCATAGAGAATCTTAGGCAGAAAGTTTAGCATGCTGGCCTTCTGATCTACAGAACTTTAAGCTAAcaaatttttgttgcttttaatcattttatttgtggtaatttggtagaaagcaatagaaaactaatatagattttggtaccaggagttgGGGAGCTGTCATaactaatatacaaaatattggAATGTC harbors:
- the LOC105465525 gene encoding transcription factor BTF3 encodes the protein MKETIMNQEKLAKLQAQVRIGGKGTARRKKKVVHRTATADDKKLQFSLKKLGVNNISGIEEVNMFTNQGTVIHFNNPKVQASLAANTFTITGHAETKQLTEMLPSILNQLGADSLTSLRRLAEALPKQFVDGKAPLATGEDDDDEVPDLVENFDEASKNEAN